The proteins below are encoded in one region of Helicoverpa armigera isolate CAAS_96S chromosome 11, ASM3070526v1, whole genome shotgun sequence:
- the LOC110375559 gene encoding protein virilizer homolog isoform X2, translating to MSANEQPDLLFFDTFSHDTSEELNLDLVQFPKSVYVREIRIIPLGARVEGDFPGGVRLGATNPTKFHIDFFVNDLSKPGASTFEALGSLDYCQNGQIHMECGSGLDQPRIPTDGLVLRGWYTTITLAVYGNLTQVLPETPVGVNPPPVVQRPVVAREVPPAPPPAVPQNPEWTQEPSVPIPAYTGNVATPNPEAYGPSNYPENYDPQMYRGDYYNPEQPKDPRTYQHIEENTWEKRELSCERDPERLRHSPHSIDHDRDRDRRDVRSRRRSLDRGHSREPSRLRDRSREIDRMDRLRSRSRSRDRDYVVKGEYRPLSRSRSRSIDRMRAISTDRDRDRDWDRGTYKKDDYRRHREPSYDRSRGGSYDKEPGSYDRRSPYDKRAPSYERKIPYEKRLSPYEKRASSYERRAPSYEKQTSYDRKRHSPYTRIRGSSYSSRSPSRDDPRKRPRTPPGESSRRPLSPREVEGSSPINSIRSEEGAEYDRSGKQIPRVDFYHQSYRHKTSIRSPSQEAENAAYVEQQHSSLVTVQIVDNATAKPIESPVRNAEEDRSMDGEQFEPILSDEDICDDLEGPAYMEVDYDVNDYVGVDDIIKYYNPFKCDWNKYENVNKVHLLGPTREGVKDVLNATFDELCDASPELFKISEMAKSNKKLDQKYFANTFADIDNTAREEWVHQCEQLYVSITNLCKNTDIILRIFKNPNRNDTSDEFTEIYYLLITYCKIGLNFDFALAQQQPTYKIRHMKCGIRLAEALMGHRHNGEVMKILLSTGIDMPMLLLEMYTKEYMALSIRLMILKSLNACLSSKESIDHFMKETVFPKFDKTDDRKPRNGYQALITMMQTNPLARLKFSISALIKKLNIYELLGKLRDLVVNFSKSGSNDDADLSEADAHFIVNSLEEVLYMYRSQCFHLSQPKRFLPVSAQFEISKECSNETLLEFFNIHQILEVCLYLLTCPTTCNNLVVVSPIHDLIYELIHSQNGLNFLYKNLEMSGLLFKTLTLPYSQQNNEEFLYPHDLSNYSDLQILGLELAYRLKALYYLQSICDQQAGKADENELIDRLQSLYCLSFGSIGRTAVPDVIVMGENAECLMEVFENDLRAKPKNESPLKQKSPAKGYAIELIVSAVRFAANVPFLKKYGQRLINVSREHDRFEPSVSSVLQEVIPYLKPVEKTTVLSGEDMTECVEILKASSEHAPDLPGELMTCLRILRHYCISDFENNVTIACESATEEYVELKYKYNVLQLFSLDGVAHLAGVLDRLATHFDQPSMHTSLFASVKGLQLAQLLLPCLRLLDAMLARVVRCRGPRFRDLTAAPVLLKTYGIAKAFPVGSVGYRTAAKAAEASVRALLAYAQPIADDANDGDSIRRGPWTSLCSEVISYITTAPYTFVPGLLVFSELLPLPLPMQTKTPPTDRELADASNERRLWSAHLHALSNDLTDMIQIICMSTYRPVVHMLRRVCVQIADLAPNTAATVAKAAVGAVTRELKPGEAATASVARVLGFLACLVSHAPVKCAVLHSMNSGGPRAADVQTALCSVLGLANASNEHAAAQEYAAHALAAFCDAEITLTPVSGTSDIILSNSLPNKDALAAFLDSTADCLESTTKTCSVASSILRAYFVLTEHEYGFQQFRKFVSKRRESLGKFFKWALEGQGEDKAECLSLYIDLIRILKMEEGEGPVGRKTMLTVGEMADMVGFSPSDEEHPVLKLDKILRERNSDEDALANASFLASHLQKLKGLEEPATPPEVQEAGLPPPETLVAQFQARTIYAIGEASDERLTSSYWLNVPAAGGEDDVNDSELVSCDLVSVAAGYVSGGGEALCGAVRRLAGCLRPNDDKPKDDKRPPVALTRVRTEGGADAFRSRPPNTSRPPSLHVDDFTALHQPYTAAQVTRGMRRGIAVSDRGRFASAAPMHAHYRHLRGRGAWEMGASHFGHFPPASQYMMGGMGWGGATRMSRGPRHRSFLR from the exons ATGTCGGCAAACGAACAGccggatcttttattttttgatacttTCTCACACGACACCAGtgag GAGCTTAATTTAGACTTGGTGCAGTTTCCGAAGTCAGTTTATGTGAGGGAAATACGTATAATTCCGCTGGGAGCGCGGGTGGAGGGCGATTTCCCCGGCGGAGTGCGGCTTGGCGCCACCAATCCTACGAAGTTCCACATAGATTTCTTCGTGAATGACCTGAGTAAGCCTGGAGCGTCCACCTTCGAAGCTCTGGGCAGTCTGGACTACTGCCAGAATGGACAGATACATATGGAGTGCGGCAGTGGACTGGACCAACCCAGAATCCCCACTGATGGTCTTGTCCTTAGAG GATGGTACACTACAATAACATTGGCTGTTTACGGCAACCTGACTCAAGTGCTGCCCGAGACACCAGTGGGAGTCAATCCTCCTCCCGTGGTGCAAAGACCAGTAGTTGCTCGTGAAGTACCCCCGGCTCCACCACCAGCTGTCCCTCAAAACCCTGAATGGACCCAAGAACCATCTGTTCCAATACCTGCTTATACTGGTAATGTAGCCACTCCCAACCCTGAAGCATACGGGCCCAGCAATTATCCTGAGAATTATGATCCTCAGATGTATAGGGGTGACTACTACAATCCCGAGCAACCTAAAGATCCTCGCACTTACCAGCACATTGAAGAGAATACTTGGGAGAAAAGAGAACTTAGCTGTGAGAGAGATCCAGAGAGGTTGCGTCATAGCCCGCATTCTATTGATCATGACAGGGATAGAGATAGACGGGATGTACGTAGTCGCAGGCGCTCTCTTGACAGGGGACACAGTCGGGAGCCATCCAGGCTTCGAGATAGGAGCAGGGAGATCGATAGAATGGATAGACTTAGATCTCGGTCTAGGAGCCGCGATAGAGACTACGTAGTTAAGGGAGAGTATCGTCCCCTCAGCCGCTCTAGATCACGAAGCATCGACAGAATGCGCGCCATATCCACCGACCGCGATCGCGACCGTGACTGGGACAGGGGAACATACAAGAAGGATGATTACCGCAGACATCGTGAACCATCTTACGATAGATCTCGCGGCGGGTCTTATGATAAAGAACCCGGTTCCTACGATCGTAGATCTCCTTACGATAAAAGAGCTCCCTCTTATGAAAGGAAGATCCCGTACGAGAAGCGTTTGTCTCCGTACGAAAAGCGAGCTTCGTCATACGAGAGGCGTGCCCCGTCATACGAGAAGCAGACTTCGTATGATAGGAAGCGCCATTCGCCCTACACTCGCATCAGGGGATCCAGCTACAGCAGTCGGTCTCCAAGTCGCGATGATCCCAGGAAGCGACCCAGGACTCCACCAGGCGAAAGTAGCCGACGACCATTGTCACCTCGAGAAGTGGAAGGGTCAAGTCCTATCAATTCTATCAGATCGGAGGAAGGTGCAGAGTATGATAGAAGTGGCAAGCAAATCCCAAGAGTTGACTTCTATCACCAGAGCTATCGTCATAAGACTTCAATTCGCAGTCCTTCTCAAGAAGCCGAAAATGCGGCATACGTGGAACAACAACATTCCAGTTTGGTTACTGTccaaattgttgacaatgccacTGCAAAGCCTATAGAATCACCAGTCAGAAACGCGGAGGAAGATAGATCTATGGATGGTGAACAATTTGAGCCTATTCTATCAGATGAGGATATATGTGATGACCTCGAAGGTCCGGCCTATATGGAAGTTGATTACGATGTCAATGATTATGTTGGCGTTGATGACATAATCAAATATTATAACCCCTTCAAGTGTGACtggaataaatatgaaaatgtaaacaaagtaCATTTGCTGGGCCCTACAAGGGAAGGCGTTAAGGATGTACTCAATGCGACATTTGACGAACTGTGTGATGCTAGTCCAGAACTCTTCAAGATCTCGGAAATGGCGAAGTCTAACAAGAAACTGGATCAGAAATACTTTGCGAACACATTCGCAGATATTGACAACACCGCCAGGGAGGAGTGGGTGCACCAGTGTGAACAGCTATACGTGTCCATCACGAACCTTTGTAAAAACACCGACATTATACTGAGAATCTTCAAGAATCCAAATCGGAATGACACGTCCGATGAATTTACCGAAATCTACTACTTATTGATAACCTACTGCAAAATTGGCTTGAACTTCGACTTCGCATTAGCTCAACAGCAGCCAACCTACAAAATAAGACACATGAAGTGTGGCATACGTCTTGCTGAAGCTCTAATGGGCCACAGACATAACGGGGAAGTcatgaaaatacttttatcaACTGGTATTGACATGCCCATGTTGCTATTAGAAATGTACACCAAAGAATACATGGCACTCAGTATTCGTCTgatgattttaaaatctttgaacGCTTGCTTATCTTCGAAGGAATCTATAGACCACTTCATGAAAGAGACAGTGTTCCCTAAGTTTGACAAGACTGACGATAGGAAGCCGAGGAATGGCTATCAGGCTTTGATAACGATGATGCAGACCAACCCTCTGGCGAGATTGAAGTTCTCCATCAGTGCACTTATAAAGAAGTTGAATATTTATGAACTGTTGGGCAAACTGCGTGATTTGGTCGTGAATTTCAGTAAATCTGGAAGTAATGATGACGCTGATCTCTCAGAAGCTGATGCACACTTTATAGTAAATTCTCTTGAAGAGGTTTTGTACATGTATCGTTCACAGTGTTTCCATTTATCACAGCCGAAGCGATTCCTACCAGTCTCTGCTCAGTTCGAGATCAGCAAAGAATGCTCTAACGAAACTCTTTTGGAATTCTTCAATATTCACCAAATTCTTGAAGTATGCTTATACTTGTTAACATGCCCTACGACTTGCAATAATCTCGTGGTTGTGAGCCCGATCCACGATTTGATCTACGAACTGATTCACTCGCAAAATGGTTTAAACTTCTTATACAAGAATTTGGAAATGAGTGGACTGTTGTTTAAAACTTTGACGTTGCCGTACAGCCAGCAGAATAATGAGGAGTTCCTTTACCCTCACGATTTGAGTAACTACAGTGATCTACAAATTTTGGGGTTAGAACTGGCATATAGATTGAAGGCTTTGTATTACTTGCAGTCGATCTGTGATCAGCAAGCAGGGAAAGCTGATGAGAATGAGCTTATTGATAGACTGCAATCCCTGTACTGTCTCAGTTTCGGTAGCATTGGGAGAACTGCTGTGCCAGATGTAATCGTGATGGGTGAAAACGCTGAATGCCTCATGGAAGTATTCGAAAATGACCTGAGAGCAAAGCCCAAGAACGAGTCGCCTTTGAAACAAAAGTCGCCAGCGAAAGGTTATGCTATTGAGTTGATAGTTTCAGCTGTAAGGTTTGCAGCCAATGTTCcatttttgaagaaatatggACAAAGACTGATCAATGTATCCAGGGAACATGACAGGTTTGAGCCTAGCGTATCCAGTGTGTTACAAGAGGTGATACCTTATCTGAAGCCTGTAGAGAAGACGACGGTATTATCCGGAGAAGACATGACCGAGTGTGTAGAAATACTTAAGGCTAGCTCTGAACATGCTCCGGATCTGCCAGGAGAACTGATGACGTGTTTAAGGATTTTAAGGCACTACTGCATATCGGACTTTGAAAATAACGTGACGATCGCTTGTGAGTCGGCGACAGAAGAGTATGTAGAACTCAAGTATAAGTATAATGTGCTTCAATTGTTCTCGTTGGATGGCGTGGCGCATCTGGCAGGAGTGCTCGACCGATTGGCCACACATTTTGACCAGCCAAGCATGCACACTTCTTTATTTGCATCTGTCAAAGGATTACAACTTGCTCAGCTATTGCTGCCTTGTTTGAGATTGCTGGATGCGATGTTGGCCAGAGTAGTTCGATGCCGAGGACCAAGATTCCGCGACTTGACCGCAGCTCCTGTGTTACTGAAGACATATGGAATTGCAAAAGCTTTCCCAGTAGGCTCGGTAGGCTACAGAACTGCAGCCAAGGCAGCAGAAGCCTCAGTAAGAGCATTGTTGGCTTACGCACAGCCGATAGCTGATGACGCTAACGACGGCGACTCCATCCGCCGAGGACCTTGGACATCGCTATGCTCCGAAGTGATTTCTTACATTACTACAGCTCCATACACCTTCGTTCCTGGACTACTAGTGTTCTCTGAACTGCTGCCTCTGCCGCTACCGATGCAGACTAAGACTCCTCCAACAGACCGCGAGTTGGCTGATGCTTCCAATGAGAGACGCCTGTGGTCGGCACACCTTCACGCGCTTTCCAACGATTTGACAGATATGATCCAAATAATTTGTATGTCTACGTATAGGCCTGTTGTTCACATGCTACGAAGGGTATGTGTGCAAATTGCAGACTTGGCTCCAAACACAGCTGCTACAGTCGCCAAGGCTGCTGTGGGGGCGGTCACTCGGGAGTTGAAGCCAGGAGAGGCGGCGACCGCCAGCGTGGCTAGAGTTTTAGGCTTTTTGGCATGTTTAGTTTCCCACGCGCCTGTCAAATGCGCTGTGCTACATTCCATGAACAGTGGCGGACCCAGAGCTGCCGACGTTCAGACGGCGCTCTGTTCAGTGCTAGGTCTTGCCAACGCGTCTAACGAACACGCTGCAGCGCAAGAATACGCGGCACATGCGTTAGCAGCGTTCTGTGACGCTGAGATCACTTTGACTCCTGTCAGTGGAACATCagatattatattatcaaaCTCCTTGCCTAATAAGGATGCATTGGCGGCTTTCTTGGACTCCACAGCCGACTGCCTCGAGTCTACAACTAAAACATGTTCAGTCGCATCGTCGATACTGAGAGCTTACTTCGTACTCACAGAACATGAGTATGGATTCCAGCAGTTCAGGAAATTCGTGTCAAAGAGGCGGGAGAGTCTTGGGAAGTTCTTCAAATGGGCTTTGGAAGGTCAGGGGGAAGATAAGGCGGAATGCTTGAGTTTGTACATAGATCTGATCAGGATCCTGAAGATGGAGGAAGGCGAGGGTCCAGTGGGACGGAAGACCATGCTCACGGTGGGAGAGATGGCCGACATGGTGGGCTTCTCACCTTCTGATGAAGAGCATCCTGTCTTGAAGTTGGATAAGATTTTGAGA GAAAGAAACTCTGACGAAGACGCTCTTGCCAACGCCAGCTTTCTGGCCAGTCACCTTCAGAAGCTGAAGGGTCTTGAGGAACCGGCGACTCCGCCTGAGGTCCAAGAGGCGGGGCTGCCTCCGCCGGAGACCCTGGTGGCGCAGTTCCAGGCCAGGACCATATATGCTATTGGAGAAGCCAGCGATGAGAGACTGACCTCAAGTTATTGGCTCAATGTGCCGGCTGCGGGAGGGGAGGACGATGTCAATGATAGTGAGCTG GTATCGTGTGACCTGGTGTCGGTGGCGGCGGGCTACGTGTCCGGGGGCGGCGAGGCGCtgtgcggcgcggtgcggcggcTGGCGGGCTGTCTGCGCCCCAACGACGACAAGCCCAAGGACGACAAGCGACCGCCCG TGGCGCTAACTCGCGTGCGTACAGAGGGCGGCGCGGACGCGTTCCGCTCGCGCCCCCCCAACACGTCGCGCCCCCCCTCGCTGCACGTCGACGACTTCACCGCGCTGCACCAGCCGTATACTGCAGCACAAGTCACCAG AGGCATGCGTCGCGGCATCGCGGTGTCGGACCGCGGGCGCTTCGCGTCGGCCGCGCCCATGCACGCGCACTACCGACATCT TCGCGGTCGCGGCGCGTGGGAGATGGGAGCCTCACACTTCGGGCACTTCCCACCCGCCTCACAGTACATGATGG GCGGCATGGGTTGGGGCGGCGCGACGCGCATGTCGCGCGGGCCGCGGCACCGCTCGTTCCTGCGGTGA